One segment of Myotis daubentonii chromosome 11, mMyoDau2.1, whole genome shotgun sequence DNA contains the following:
- the LOC132211862 gene encoding interferon omega-2-like: protein MALLLSLLTALVVFSAGPGGALGCDLPQDHVLLSRENLELLSQMSTISPFFCLKDRKDFRFPRATVDGTQDQKAQAISVLHEMLQQVSNLLSTENSSVTWNTTLVDQLRSGLHRQLEDLDTCLVEKMGEEGSALAMQGPTLALRRYFQGIRLYLKEKKYSDCAWEVVRVEIMRPFSSITALQERLRNKDGDVGSP from the coding sequence ATGGCCCTCCTGCTCTCTCTACTCACCGCCCTGGTGGTGTTCAGCGCTGGCCCCGGGGGAGCTCTGGGCTGTGACCTGCCTCAGGACCACGTCCTGCTCAGCAGGGAGAACTTAGAGCTTCTGAGCCAAATGAGCACAATCTCCCCTTTCTTCTGTCTGAAGGACAGAAAGGACTTCAGATTCCCCCGGGCAACGGTGGACGGCACCCAGGACCAGAAGGCCCAGGCCATCTCTGTCCTCCACGAGATGCTCCAGCAGGTCTCCAACCTCTTGTCCACAGAGAACTCCTCTGTCACCTGGAACACGACCCTCGTGGACCAACTGCGCTCAGGACTCCACCGGCAGCTGGAAGACCTGGACACGTGTTTGGtggagaagatgggagaggaagGATCTGCGCTGGCCATGCAGGGCCCTACCCTGGCCTTGAGGAGGTACTTCCAGGGCATCCGTCTCTACCTGAAGGAGAAGAAATACAGTGACTGCGCCTGGGAGGTTGTCAGAGTGGAAATCATGAGACCCTTCTCCTCAATAACAGCCTTGCAAGAAAGGCTAAGAAATAAGGATGGAGACGTGGGATCCCCCTGA
- the LOC132211869 gene encoding interferon omega-1-like produces MAQIPVWLVAGVMLCSLPAGSLGEDIHWVHTRDNGRVLILLSQLHRTPLHLCLADRNDFKFPWNRGTITQMQKTQRTCFHHLMLLQIFHLFGAQRSLAAWDHTLLSRLLSSLHHSLERLEQREGDIRACPSLGILVPKYFQSIHNYLRRKKYSSCAWEVVRVEISLRTGIM; encoded by the coding sequence ATGGCCCAGATCCCTgtgtggctggtggcaggggtgatgctctgctccctccctgctggtTCTCTAGGGGAGGACATACACTGGGTCCATACACGAGACAACGGGAGAGTCTTAATTCTTTTGTCACAACTACACAGGACGCCGCTTCACTTATGCCTGGCTGACAGAAACGACTTCAAATTCCCTTGGAATAGAGGGACAATCACCCAAATGCAGAAGACACAACGCACCTGCTTCCACCATCTGATGCTCCTGCAGATCTTCCACCTCTTCGGAGCACAGCGCAGCCTGGCTGCATGGGACCACACCCTCCTGTCTCGCCTACTGTCCAGCCTTCATCACAGCCTGGAGCGcctggagcagagggaaggagacatCCGGGCTTGTCCCAGTTTGGGAATTCTCGTCCCGAAGTACTTCCAAAGCATCCATAACTACCTGAGAAGGAAGAAATACAGCTCCTGTGCCTGGGAGGTCGTTAGAGTGGAAATCTCACTGCGCACTGGAATCATGTAA
- the LOC132211866 gene encoding interferon omega-2-like, which translates to MALLLSLLTALVVFCAGPGGALGCDLPQDHVLLSRENLELLSQMSTISPFFCLKDRKDFRFPQATVDGSQVQKAQAIAVLHEMLQQVSNLLATENSSLTWNKTLVDQLRSGLHRQLEDLDTCLVEEMGEEGSALAMQRPTLALRRYFQGIRLYLKEKKYSDCAWEVVRVEIMRPFSSITALQERLRNKDGDVGSP; encoded by the coding sequence ATGGCCCTCCTGCTCTCTCTACTCACCGCCCTGGTGGTGTTCTGCGCTGGCCCCGGGGGAGCTCTGGGCTGTGACCTGCCTCAGGACCACGTCCTGCTCAGCAGGGAGAACTTAGAGCTTCTGAGCCAAATGAGCACAATCTCCCCTTTCTTCTGTCTGAAGGACAGAAAGGACTTCAGATTCCCCCAGGCAACGGTGGATGGCAGCCAGGTCCAGAAGGCCCAGGCCATCGCTGTCCTCCACGAGATGCTCCAGCAGGTCTCCAACCTCTTGGCCACAGAGAACTCCTCTCTCACCTGGAACAAGACCCTCGTGGACCAACTGCGCTCAGGACTCCACCGGCAGCTGGAAGACCTGGACACATGTTTGgtggaggagatgggagaggaaggATCTGCCCTGGCCATGCAGCGCCCTACCCTGGCCTTGAGGAGGTACTTCCAGGGCATCCGTCTCTACCTGAAGGAGAAGAAATATAGTGACTGCGCCTGGGAGGTTGTCAGAGTGGAAATCATGAGACCCTTCTCCTCAATAACAGCCTTGCAAGAAAGGCTAAGAAATAAGGATGGAGACGTGGGATCCCCCTGA